In the genome of Bradyrhizobium arachidis, one region contains:
- a CDS encoding potassium transporter Kup — protein MTMGALGVVYGDIGTSPLYALKEAAKAAAHGGTLSHDAVLGVASLILWALLLIISLKYALLILRADNRGEGGIVALLALLHARNAQSGTWRAHLLVVGLVGAALLYGDGAITPAISVLSAIEGLKVDAPSLAPVVVPVTVAILIGLFMMQKQGTGFIGRIFGPVMLAWFAVLAALGVHGIVKAPAVLAALSPFYAFNFLIHQDFHISFGILGAAFLAVTGGEAMYADMGHFGRLPIRLAWFAICLPALVLNYFGQAALLITDPSMIENPFFQLCPDALHYPLVAFSAVATVIASQAIISGVFSLTQQSIQLGFLPRMQIRHTTSHAIGQIYVPLVNWLLAAATLGAVLSFGTSDALAGAYGIAVSLLMAITTLLAALVAIQWGYSPWLVVVVNGFFFVIDVIFFSANSIKLFEGGWFPLLLAALVAFLMLTWRSGVKLVEAARGRLRQPEEDLIETAVNKCSARLPGTAVFLASAAKGVPLALTQFVKHNHVLHERIVLVTVLIEESPHIAEADRAEVSEIISGITRVILHYGFMQNPTIYEGLTLACRQGKLPGIDLSDITYYVGRETIIPREDVPGMWVWREGLFAFLQRNAERSAAFFGVPTKQVVEFGTELEI, from the coding sequence ATGACCATGGGCGCCCTCGGGGTGGTCTATGGTGATATCGGCACCAGCCCCCTTTACGCCCTGAAGGAAGCCGCCAAGGCGGCAGCCCATGGCGGCACGCTAAGTCACGACGCTGTCCTGGGGGTTGCTTCGCTGATCCTCTGGGCGCTGCTCCTGATCATCTCGCTGAAATACGCGCTGCTGATCCTGCGCGCGGACAATCGCGGCGAAGGCGGCATCGTCGCTCTCCTGGCCCTGCTCCACGCCCGCAACGCCCAGTCCGGCACCTGGCGCGCGCATCTGCTCGTGGTCGGCCTCGTCGGCGCCGCCTTGCTCTATGGCGACGGCGCGATCACGCCGGCGATCTCGGTGCTGTCAGCCATCGAGGGCCTCAAGGTCGACGCGCCCTCGCTCGCGCCTGTGGTGGTGCCCGTCACCGTCGCCATCCTGATCGGGCTGTTCATGATGCAGAAGCAGGGCACCGGCTTCATCGGCCGCATCTTCGGGCCGGTGATGCTGGCCTGGTTCGCCGTACTCGCCGCCCTCGGCGTCCACGGCATTGTCAAGGCGCCGGCGGTGCTGGCCGCGCTCAGCCCGTTCTATGCCTTCAACTTCCTGATCCACCAGGACTTCCACATCTCGTTCGGAATCCTCGGCGCGGCCTTCCTCGCGGTGACCGGCGGCGAGGCCATGTATGCCGACATGGGGCATTTCGGCCGCCTGCCGATCCGGCTCGCCTGGTTCGCGATCTGCCTGCCCGCGCTGGTGCTGAACTATTTCGGCCAGGCCGCGCTGCTGATCACCGATCCCAGCATGATCGAGAATCCGTTCTTCCAGCTCTGCCCCGATGCCCTGCATTATCCGCTGGTCGCGTTCTCCGCGGTCGCCACCGTGATCGCGTCGCAGGCGATCATCTCCGGCGTGTTCTCGCTGACCCAGCAGTCGATCCAGCTCGGCTTTTTGCCGCGCATGCAGATCCGCCACACCACGAGCCATGCGATCGGCCAGATCTACGTGCCACTGGTGAACTGGCTGCTGGCGGCGGCAACGCTCGGCGCGGTCTTGAGCTTCGGCACCTCGGACGCGCTCGCCGGCGCCTACGGCATCGCGGTGTCGCTGCTGATGGCGATCACGACGCTGCTCGCCGCCCTGGTTGCGATCCAGTGGGGCTATTCGCCCTGGCTGGTCGTGGTCGTGAACGGCTTCTTCTTCGTGATCGACGTGATCTTCTTCTCCGCCAATTCGATCAAGCTGTTCGAGGGCGGCTGGTTTCCGCTGCTGCTCGCAGCGCTCGTCGCCTTCCTGATGCTGACCTGGCGCAGCGGCGTGAAGCTGGTCGAGGCCGCGCGCGGCCGCCTGCGCCAGCCCGAGGAGGATTTGATCGAGACGGCGGTGAACAAGTGCAGCGCACGGCTGCCGGGCACCGCCGTGTTCCTGGCCTCGGCAGCGAAAGGCGTGCCGCTGGCGCTGACGCAGTTCGTCAAGCACAACCACGTCCTGCACGAGCGCATCGTCCTCGTCACCGTCCTGATCGAGGAATCCCCACACATCGCCGAAGCGGACCGCGCCGAGGTGAGCGAGATCATCTCCGGCATCACCCGCGTGATCCTGCATTACGGCTTCATGCAGAACCCGACGATCTACGAGGGACTGACGCTCGCCTGCCGCCAGGGCAAGCTGCCCGGCATCGACCTCTCCGACATCACCTATTATGTCGGCCGCGAGACCATCATCCCGCGCGAGGACGTTCCCGGCATGTGGGTCTGGCGCGAAGGCCTGTTCGCCTTCCTTCAGCGCAACGCCGAACGCTCCGCCGCCTTCTTCGGCGTGCCGACAAAGCAGGTCGTGGAGTTCGGCACGGAGCTGGAGATTTAG
- the gyrA gene encoding DNA gyrase subunit A, whose product MADDDNKPGDQPAQPSDIRPVSIYEEMKKSYLDYAMSVIVSRALPDARDGLKPVHRRILYAMNNRGDTPDKKHKKSAGAVGEVMGKYHPHGDQAIYDALVRMAQDFSMRAPLIDGQGNFGSVDGDPPAAMRYTESRLTKIALKLLEDIDDDTVDFQDNYDGSEREPVVLPARFPNLLVNGAGGIAVGMATNIPPHNLGEVIDACVALIENPSLTIDELNNIIPGPDFPTGGIILGRQGIRSAYHLGRGSIVMRGKVTFETVRKEREAIVITEIPYQVNKATMVERIAELYKEKKIEGISDLRDESDRDGYRVVVELKRDAVPDVVLNQLYKFTPLQTSFGVNAVALDSGRPQTMNLKDMLTIFVGFREQVVTRRTKYKLRKARERAHEQVGLAIAVANIDEIIRVIRHSPTPAAARETLMTRDWPARDVEDIITLIDDPRHRINEDGTIRLSLEQARAILELRLARLTALGRDEIGEELAKLAGEIGDYLDILRSRARILDIIKTELAEVKAEFATPRRTVIMEQEGEVEDEDLIQREDMVVTVSHAGYVKRVPLSAYRAQRRGGKGRAGMQTRDEDFVSRLFVASTHTPVLFFSSRGQVYKEKVWRLPMAAPNARGKALINILPLEQGERITTIMPLPEDESTWAQLDVMFATTGGNVRRNKLSDFVDVRRSGIIAMKLDDGEAIVDVQICTERDDVLLTAAGGQCIRFPVPDVRVFTGRTSMGVRGIALGEGDKVISLAILRHVETTSDERSAYLKMRRAVAGETAAEEGAADTEAEETSGSFQLPQERYVEMSAQEQVVLTVSVNGYGKRTSSYEYRTTGRGGKGIVAMSVNNRNGNLVASFPVEDADQIMLVTDKGQLIRCPVEGIRIAGRSTQGVIVFDTAEDEHVVSVEHITEEAESGNGENGNGA is encoded by the coding sequence TTGGCTGACGACGACAACAAGCCCGGCGACCAGCCGGCGCAACCCTCGGACATTCGCCCCGTCTCGATCTACGAGGAGATGAAGAAGTCCTACCTCGATTACGCCATGAGCGTGATCGTGTCGCGTGCGCTGCCCGATGCGCGCGACGGGTTGAAGCCGGTGCATCGCCGCATCCTCTACGCGATGAACAATCGCGGCGACACCCCGGACAAGAAACACAAGAAGTCCGCCGGTGCCGTCGGTGAGGTCATGGGTAAGTACCACCCCCATGGCGACCAGGCGATCTACGACGCGTTGGTGCGCATGGCGCAGGACTTCTCGATGCGCGCGCCCCTGATCGACGGACAGGGCAATTTCGGCTCGGTCGACGGCGATCCGCCGGCGGCGATGCGCTACACCGAATCCCGCCTGACCAAGATCGCGCTGAAGCTGCTTGAGGACATCGACGACGACACGGTCGATTTCCAGGACAACTATGACGGCTCCGAGCGGGAGCCGGTGGTCCTGCCGGCGCGGTTCCCGAACCTGCTGGTCAACGGCGCCGGCGGCATCGCGGTCGGCATGGCCACCAACATCCCGCCGCACAATCTCGGCGAGGTCATCGACGCCTGTGTCGCGCTGATCGAAAACCCCTCGCTGACCATCGACGAGCTCAACAACATCATTCCGGGCCCGGATTTCCCGACCGGCGGCATCATCCTGGGTCGCCAGGGCATCCGCAGCGCCTATCATCTCGGCCGCGGCTCGATCGTGATGCGCGGCAAGGTCACGTTCGAGACGGTCCGGAAAGAGCGCGAGGCGATCGTCATCACCGAGATTCCGTATCAGGTGAACAAGGCGACGATGGTCGAGCGCATCGCCGAGCTCTACAAGGAAAAGAAGATCGAGGGTATCTCCGATCTGCGCGACGAGTCCGATCGCGACGGCTACCGCGTCGTCGTCGAGCTCAAGCGCGACGCCGTGCCCGACGTGGTGCTGAACCAGCTCTACAAGTTCACGCCGCTGCAGACCTCTTTCGGCGTCAATGCCGTCGCGCTCGACTCTGGCCGTCCGCAGACGATGAACCTGAAGGACATGCTGACGATCTTCGTCGGCTTCCGCGAGCAGGTCGTCACCCGCCGCACCAAGTACAAGCTGCGCAAGGCGCGCGAGCGCGCGCATGAGCAGGTCGGCCTTGCGATCGCGGTCGCCAATATCGACGAGATCATCCGCGTGATCCGGCATTCGCCGACGCCGGCTGCCGCACGCGAGACCCTGATGACGCGCGACTGGCCTGCGCGCGACGTCGAGGACATCATCACGCTGATCGACGATCCCCGCCATCGCATCAACGAGGACGGCACCATCCGACTGTCGCTGGAGCAGGCGAGGGCGATCCTCGAGCTGCGGCTGGCGCGCCTCACCGCACTCGGCCGCGACGAGATCGGCGAAGAGCTGGCAAAGCTCGCCGGCGAGATCGGCGACTATCTCGATATCCTGCGCTCCCGAGCGCGCATCCTCGACATCATCAAGACCGAGCTTGCCGAGGTGAAGGCCGAGTTCGCCACCCCGCGCCGCACCGTGATCATGGAGCAGGAAGGCGAGGTCGAGGACGAGGACCTGATCCAGCGCGAGGACATGGTCGTCACCGTCTCGCACGCCGGCTACGTCAAGCGCGTGCCGCTGTCGGCCTACCGGGCGCAGCGCCGCGGCGGCAAGGGCCGCGCCGGCATGCAGACCCGCGACGAGGACTTCGTCAGCCGGCTCTTTGTCGCATCGACTCATACTCCGGTGCTGTTCTTCTCGTCTCGCGGCCAGGTCTACAAGGAGAAGGTCTGGCGCCTGCCGATGGCTGCGCCGAACGCGCGCGGCAAGGCGCTGATCAACATCCTGCCGCTGGAGCAGGGCGAGCGCATCACCACCATCATGCCGCTGCCCGAGGATGAGTCCACCTGGGCCCAGTTGGATGTGATGTTTGCGACGACCGGCGGCAACGTCCGGCGCAACAAGCTGTCCGACTTCGTCGACGTCCGCCGCTCCGGCATCATCGCCATGAAGCTCGACGACGGCGAGGCGATCGTCGACGTCCAGATCTGCACCGAGCGCGACGACGTGCTGCTGACCGCTGCGGGCGGCCAGTGCATCCGCTTCCCGGTCCCCGACGTGCGCGTGTTCACCGGCCGCACCTCGATGGGCGTGCGCGGCATCGCACTCGGCGAGGGCGACAAGGTGATCTCGCTGGCGATCCTGCGCCATGTCGAGACCACATCCGACGAGCGTTCGGCTTACCTGAAGATGCGCCGCGCGGTCGCCGGCGAAACCGCGGCCGAAGAGGGGGCGGCGGATACGGAGGCCGAGGAGACCTCCGGCAGCTTCCAGCTCCCGCAGGAGCGCTATGTCGAGATGTCGGCGCAGGAGCAGGTCGTGCTGACCGTCTCCGTCAACGGCTATGGCAAGCGGACCTCGTCCTACGAGTACCGCACGACGGGGCGCGGCGGCAAAGGCATCGTCGCCATGAGCGTCAACAACCGCAACGGCAACCTGGTTGCGTCCTTCCCCGTGGAGGATGCGGACCAGATCATGCTGGTCACCGACAAGGGCCAGCTGATCCGCTGCCCGGTCGAAGGCATCCGCATCGCCGGCCGCTCGACCCAGGGCGTCATCGTGTTCGATACCGCCGAGGACGAGCACGTGGTCTCGGTCGAGCACATCACGGAAGAGGCCGAGAGCGGCAACGGCGAGAACGGCAACGGGGCGTAG
- a CDS encoding DUF2306 domain-containing protein, whose product MNLAPLLEAAPAIPLHAFAAMAAFVLGLVQFAAPKGTLPHRTIGWIWVLLMVAVAASSFWIHQIRLVGPFSPIHLLSIFTLVVLPLAVWRAHTHRVADHRRMMIFIFAGALVVAGLFTLVPGRIMHRVIFGA is encoded by the coding sequence ATGAACCTCGCGCCGCTGCTTGAGGCCGCTCCAGCGATCCCGCTGCATGCCTTTGCCGCAATGGCCGCCTTCGTGCTCGGCCTCGTCCAGTTCGCCGCGCCCAAGGGCACGCTGCCGCACCGGACCATCGGCTGGATCTGGGTCCTCCTGATGGTCGCGGTAGCCGCCTCGTCGTTCTGGATCCACCAGATCCGTCTGGTCGGGCCGTTCAGCCCGATCCATCTGTTGTCGATCTTCACGCTCGTCGTGCTGCCGCTCGCGGTGTGGCGGGCGCACACCCATCGCGTCGCCGATCACCGGCGGATGATGATCTTCATTTTCGCCGGTGCCCTGGTGGTGGCGGGGCTGTTCACGCTGGTGCCCGGGCGGATCATGCACCGGGTGATTTTCGGGGCTTAA
- a CDS encoding single-stranded DNA-binding protein, protein MAGSVNKVILVGNLGKDPEIRRTQDGRPIANLSIATSETWRDKNSGERKEKTEWHRVVIFNEGLCKVAEQYLKKGAKVYIEGALQTRKWTDQSGAEKYSTEVVLQGFNSTLTMLDGRGGGGGGGSFGDEPGGDFGSSGPVSSAPRRPVAAGGGGRNSDMDDDIPF, encoded by the coding sequence ATGGCGGGAAGCGTCAACAAGGTCATTCTGGTTGGAAATCTCGGCAAGGATCCTGAAATCCGCCGCACCCAGGACGGGCGGCCGATCGCGAATTTGAGCATCGCCACCTCGGAGACCTGGCGCGACAAGAACAGCGGCGAGCGCAAGGAAAAGACCGAGTGGCACCGCGTCGTGATCTTCAACGAAGGTCTTTGCAAGGTCGCCGAGCAGTACCTGAAGAAGGGCGCCAAGGTTTACATCGAGGGCGCGCTCCAGACCCGCAAATGGACCGACCAGAGCGGCGCTGAGAAGTACTCCACCGAGGTCGTGCTGCAGGGCTTCAACTCGACCCTGACGATGCTCGACGGCCGCGGCGGCGGCGGAGGAGGCGGCAGCTTCGGCGACGAGCCGGGCGGCGATTTCGGCTCCTCGGGCCCCGTCAGCAGCGCGCCGCGCCGTCCCGTGGCCGCTGGCGGCGGTGGCCGCAACAGCGACATGGACGACGACATCCCGTTCTGA
- a CDS encoding outer membrane protein yields the protein MKKILFGTIGIVALGLSAPASAADLAARPYTKAPPPMVATIYDWSGFYIGINGGWGTSRNCWDFVTPVVGTLITDGCHDASGGTVGGQIGYRWQSANWVFGVEGQGNWADFSGNNVSPTAPAQQDRTRIDAFGLITGQVGYAWNNVLFYVKGGGAVVGDKYDLIVGPGFVGAGTTFGSARETRWGGTVGAGLEFGFAPNWSVGVEYDHIFLGHRNVDFTFGGAFVQTERIGQDVDMGLVRVNYRWGGPAIARY from the coding sequence ATGAAGAAAATTCTGTTTGGCACAATTGGTATCGTTGCGTTGGGTCTGTCTGCACCTGCGAGTGCAGCGGATCTTGCGGCGCGTCCCTACACCAAGGCGCCGCCGCCGATGGTTGCCACTATCTATGACTGGAGTGGCTTTTACATCGGCATCAACGGTGGCTGGGGTACGAGCCGCAATTGCTGGGACTTCGTGACGCCTGTCGTCGGCACGCTGATCACAGACGGTTGCCATGACGCATCGGGCGGCACGGTCGGTGGTCAGATCGGCTATCGTTGGCAGTCCGCCAACTGGGTGTTTGGCGTGGAAGGCCAAGGCAACTGGGCTGACTTCAGCGGAAACAACGTCAGCCCGACCGCCCCGGCTCAGCAGGACCGTACGCGGATCGATGCCTTCGGCCTGATTACTGGCCAGGTCGGCTATGCCTGGAATAATGTTTTGTTCTACGTAAAGGGCGGTGGCGCGGTCGTGGGCGACAAATACGACCTCATCGTCGGGCCAGGTTTCGTGGGTGCGGGCACTACCTTCGGTTCGGCCCGGGAAACCCGCTGGGGCGGAACGGTCGGCGCGGGTCTCGAATTTGGCTTCGCCCCAAACTGGTCGGTTGGCGTCGAGTATGATCACATCTTCCTCGGCCATCGTAACGTCGATTTCACCTTCGGCGGCGCGTTCGTTCAGACCGAACGCATCGGCCAGGACGTCGATATGGGCCTCGTTCGCGTGAACTATCGCTGGGGCGGCCCGGCCATCGCGAGATACTGA
- a CDS encoding outer membrane protein, with amino-acid sequence MKKVLLASACLFALAAPASAADLAARPYTKAPVAVASVYNWTGFYLGIVGGGAWENASGDPKMKGGFVGGTAGYNWQTGNVVFGIEADGAWADVSATATGATVVPGFGVVTATATSKTDAMGTVRGRIGWAVNNVLFYGTGGYAWIDNKITLSALGVSASDSKWHSGWTVGAGVEAFIAPQWSIKGEYLYRSLAGETYFAGALPTGTLNFHTVQVGVNYHFGGPIVAKY; translated from the coding sequence ATGAAGAAGGTTTTGTTGGCTTCGGCCTGTTTGTTCGCTCTGGCTGCCCCCGCGTCGGCGGCTGATCTCGCGGCTCGCCCGTACACGAAGGCTCCGGTGGCTGTGGCCTCGGTCTACAACTGGACCGGCTTCTACCTCGGTATCGTCGGCGGCGGCGCCTGGGAAAACGCTTCGGGCGACCCGAAGATGAAGGGTGGCTTCGTCGGCGGCACCGCCGGCTACAACTGGCAGACCGGCAATGTCGTGTTCGGCATCGAGGCCGACGGCGCTTGGGCTGACGTCAGCGCGACGGCGACCGGCGCGACCGTCGTCCCGGGCTTCGGCGTCGTGACCGCGACCGCCACCTCGAAGACCGACGCGATGGGCACGGTGCGTGGCCGCATCGGCTGGGCCGTCAACAACGTCCTGTTCTACGGCACGGGCGGCTACGCCTGGATCGACAACAAGATCACCCTCTCCGCGCTCGGCGTGAGCGCGTCGGACAGCAAGTGGCACTCCGGCTGGACCGTCGGTGCGGGCGTCGAAGCGTTCATCGCGCCGCAGTGGTCGATCAAGGGCGAGTACCTGTATCGCAGCCTCGCTGGCGAGACCTACTTCGCCGGCGCCCTGCCCACCGGCACGCTCAACTTCCACACCGTGCAGGTCGGCGTGAACTATCACTTCGGCGGCCCGATCGTCGCCAAGTACTGA
- a CDS encoding outer membrane protein produces MKTLVLASVSLLALGALAPAGAADLPLYKAPVAPVLAYDWIGAYVGINGGGGLAHACWSVVAVAGVPIDPAVGEGCHNASGGTVGAQLGYRWQKARWVLGVEAQGNWADFKGSNVSFVLAPLNNRTTINSFGLFTGQLGYTVNSLLFYGKAGAAVAHDRYDEFIPGVGVVSNTLSQTRWGYSAGFGVEYAFAENWSVGGEYDHLFLGHHGGDLASAILVPPVRTERIGQDIDIGLIRVNYRWGGPVVAKY; encoded by the coding sequence ATGAAGACGTTGGTGCTGGCCTCGGTCAGCTTGCTCGCGCTCGGCGCGCTCGCACCGGCCGGTGCTGCCGATCTGCCGCTGTACAAGGCGCCGGTGGCGCCCGTGCTCGCCTATGACTGGATCGGCGCCTATGTCGGCATCAATGGCGGCGGCGGCCTTGCGCACGCCTGCTGGAGCGTCGTCGCTGTCGCCGGCGTTCCCATCGACCCGGCCGTCGGCGAGGGCTGTCACAATGCGAGTGGCGGCACAGTGGGTGCTCAACTCGGATATCGCTGGCAGAAGGCGCGCTGGGTGCTCGGCGTGGAAGCTCAGGGCAACTGGGCCGACTTCAAGGGCAGCAATGTCAGCTTCGTGCTGGCGCCGCTCAACAACCGGACCACGATCAACAGCTTTGGCCTGTTCACCGGCCAGCTCGGCTACACCGTGAACAGCCTGCTGTTCTACGGCAAGGCGGGCGCAGCCGTCGCGCACGACAGGTACGACGAATTCATTCCGGGCGTTGGCGTCGTGTCCAATACCCTGAGCCAGACCCGCTGGGGCTATAGCGCCGGCTTTGGCGTGGAATACGCCTTCGCGGAGAATTGGTCCGTCGGCGGCGAGTACGACCATCTGTTCCTCGGGCATCACGGCGGCGACCTCGCCAGCGCGATCCTCGTCCCACCCGTGCGTACCGAACGGATCGGCCAGGACATCGATATCGGACTGATCCGCGTCAACTATCGCTGGGGCGGCCCCGTCGTCGCCAAATACTGA
- the uvrA gene encoding excinuclease ABC subunit UvrA: protein MDEVIKAKRQQQNAGSSLRAITIRGAREHNLKNIDVEIPRDKLVVFTGLSGSGKSSLAFDTIYAEGQRRYVESLSAYARQFLEMMQKPDVDQIDGLSPAISIEQKTTSKNPRSTVGTVTEIYDYMRLLWARVGVPYSPATGLPIESQTVSQMVDRVLALPEGTRLYLLAPVVRGRKGEYRKELAEWLKKGFQRVKIDGTFYELAEAPSLDKKFPHDIDVVVDRIVVRADIGQRLAESFETALKLAEGLAVVEFADAPAAAPAEEKKKTAKIHDKSGPERILFSEKFACPVSGFTIPEIEPRLFSFNNPYGACPACGGLGVEQHVDEDLVIPDKELAIGKGAIAPWAKSSSPYYTQTLTALGKHYKFTLTTKWKDLPKKTQTAILHGSGEDEIKFSYEDGVRSYDTKKPFEGVITNINRRYRETESEWAREELAKYFHDVPCGACNGFRLKPEALCVKVGAKHIGEISELSVRKAGEWFETVPAALNAQQNEIAGRILKEIRERLTFLLDVGLNYLTLSRSSGTLSGGESQRIRLASQIGSGLTGVLYVLDEPSIGLHQRDNARLLDTLKRLRDLGNTVVVVEHDEDAIRLADYVLDIGPGAGMHGGNIVAEGTPAEIMRNPKSLTGKYLTGELEVEVPERRPPNHRRTIKVVNARGNNLKNVTAEIPLGLFTCVTGVSGGGKSTLLIDTVYRAIARKLNGASEGAAPHDRIEGLEHIDKIIDIDQSPIGRTPRSNPATYTGAFTPIREWFAGLPEAKARGYEPGRFSFNVKGGRCEACQGDGVIKIEMHFLPDVYVTCDVCKGKRYNRETLEVLFKGKSIADVLDMTVEEAAEFFKAVPRVRETFQTLHRVGLDYIHVGQQATTLSGGEAQRVKLAKELSKRATGRTLYILDEPTTGLHFHDVKKLLEVLHELVAQGNTVVVIEHNLEVIKTADWVIDLGPEGGDGGGEIVAWGPPEDIAKAPRSYTGKFLEPVLKKARKPKRRSTSEAAE from the coding sequence ATGGATGAAGTGATCAAGGCGAAGCGCCAACAGCAGAACGCGGGCTCGAGCCTGCGCGCAATTACGATCCGTGGCGCGCGCGAGCACAACCTCAAGAACATCGACGTCGAGATTCCCCGCGACAAGCTCGTGGTCTTCACCGGGCTCTCCGGCTCCGGCAAATCCTCGCTCGCCTTCGACACCATCTATGCCGAGGGCCAGCGCCGCTACGTCGAGTCGCTCTCGGCCTATGCCCGCCAGTTCCTTGAGATGATGCAGAAGCCTGACGTCGACCAGATCGACGGCCTGTCGCCGGCGATCTCGATCGAGCAGAAGACGACCTCGAAGAATCCGCGCTCGACCGTCGGTACCGTGACCGAGATCTACGACTACATGCGCCTGCTCTGGGCCCGCGTCGGCGTGCCCTATTCGCCGGCCACGGGCCTGCCGATCGAAAGCCAGACCGTCTCGCAGATGGTCGACCGCGTGCTGGCGCTGCCGGAAGGCACCCGCCTCTATCTGCTCGCCCCGGTCGTGCGCGGCCGCAAGGGCGAGTATCGGAAAGAGCTCGCCGAATGGCTCAAGAAGGGCTTTCAGCGCGTCAAGATCGACGGCACCTTCTACGAGCTGGCCGAAGCGCCCAGCCTCGACAAGAAATTCCCGCACGACATCGACGTCGTGGTCGACCGCATCGTGGTCCGTGCCGACATCGGCCAGCGCCTCGCCGAGAGCTTCGAGACCGCGCTGAAGCTCGCCGAGGGCCTTGCCGTCGTCGAGTTCGCCGATGCGCCCGCAGCCGCGCCTGCCGAGGAAAAGAAGAAGACCGCAAAGATCCACGACAAGAGCGGCCCCGAGCGCATCCTGTTCTCGGAAAAGTTCGCCTGCCCCGTCTCCGGCTTCACCATCCCCGAGATCGAGCCGCGCCTGTTCTCGTTCAACAACCCCTATGGCGCCTGCCCGGCCTGCGGCGGCCTCGGTGTCGAGCAGCATGTCGACGAGGACCTCGTCATCCCCGACAAGGAGCTCGCCATCGGCAAGGGCGCGATCGCGCCCTGGGCCAAATCGTCGTCGCCCTATTACACGCAGACGCTGACGGCGCTCGGCAAGCACTACAAGTTCACGCTGACCACCAAATGGAAGGATCTGCCCAAGAAGACGCAGACCGCGATCCTCCATGGGTCGGGCGAGGACGAGATCAAGTTCTCCTACGAGGATGGCGTCCGATCCTACGACACCAAGAAGCCGTTCGAGGGCGTCATCACCAACATCAACCGCCGCTACCGGGAAACCGAGAGCGAATGGGCGCGCGAGGAGCTCGCGAAATACTTCCACGACGTGCCCTGCGGCGCCTGCAACGGTTTCCGGCTCAAGCCCGAGGCGCTCTGCGTCAAGGTCGGGGCTAAGCATATCGGCGAGATCTCGGAGCTGTCGGTCAGGAAGGCCGGCGAATGGTTCGAGACCGTGCCGGCGGCGCTCAACGCGCAGCAGAACGAGATCGCCGGGCGCATCCTGAAGGAGATCCGCGAGCGCCTCACCTTCCTGCTCGACGTCGGCCTCAACTATCTCACCCTGTCCCGCTCCTCCGGCACGCTGTCCGGCGGCGAGAGCCAGCGCATTCGCCTGGCCTCACAGATCGGCTCGGGCCTGACGGGCGTGCTCTACGTGCTGGACGAGCCTTCGATCGGCCTGCACCAGCGCGACAATGCGCGTCTGCTCGACACCCTCAAGCGCCTGCGCGACCTCGGCAACACCGTGGTCGTGGTCGAGCATGACGAGGACGCCATCCGGCTTGCCGACTACGTCCTCGACATCGGCCCCGGCGCCGGCATGCATGGCGGCAACATCGTCGCCGAAGGCACGCCCGCCGAGATCATGCGCAACCCGAAATCGCTGACCGGCAAGTACCTGACCGGCGAGCTCGAGGTCGAGGTGCCGGAGCGGCGCCCGCCGAACCATCGCCGCACCATCAAGGTGGTGAACGCGCGCGGCAATAACCTCAAGAACGTCACCGCCGAGATTCCGCTCGGCCTGTTCACCTGCGTCACCGGCGTCTCCGGCGGCGGCAAGTCGACGCTGCTGATCGACACGGTCTATCGCGCCATCGCCCGCAAGCTGAACGGCGCCAGCGAAGGCGCCGCTCCCCACGACCGCATCGAGGGTCTCGAGCACATCGACAAGATCATCGACATCGACCAGTCGCCGATCGGCCGCACCCCGCGCTCGAACCCTGCGACCTATACCGGCGCCTTCACGCCGATCCGCGAATGGTTCGCGGGCCTCCCCGAAGCCAAGGCGCGCGGCTACGAGCCCGGCCGCTTCTCCTTCAACGTCAAGGGCGGCCGCTGCGAGGCCTGCCAGGGCGACGGCGTCATCAAGATCGAGATGCACTTTCTGCCCGACGTCTACGTCACCTGCGACGTCTGCAAGGGCAAGCGCTACAATCGCGAGACGCTGGAGGTCCTGTTCAAGGGCAAGTCCATCGCCGACGTGCTCGACATGACCGTCGAGGAAGCCGCCGAGTTCTTCAAGGCAGTGCCGCGCGTGCGCGAGACTTTTCAGACATTGCACCGCGTCGGGCTGGATTACATTCACGTCGGCCAGCAAGCGACGACGCTGTCAGGCGGTGAAGCGCAACGCGTCAAACTGGCAAAAGAGCTGTCCAAGCGCGCCACCGGCCGCACGCTCTACATCCTGGACGAGCCCACCACCGGCCTGCACTTCCACGACGTCAAGAAGCTCCTGGAGGTGCTGCACGAGCTGGTGGCACAGGGCAACACGGTCGTGGTGATCGAGCACAATCTCGAGGTCATCAAGACCGCAGACTGGGTCATCGACCTCGGCCCCGAAGGCGGCGACGGCGGCGGCGAGATCGTCGCCTGGGGCCCGCCGGAGGATATCGCGAAGGCGCCACGGAGCTATACCGGCAAGTTTTTGGAGCCGGTGCTGAAGAAGGCGCGGAAGCCGAAGCGAAGGAGCACGAGCGAGGCGGCGGAGTAA